One genomic window of Haloferax mediterranei ATCC 33500 includes the following:
- a CDS encoding DUF1641 domain-containing protein produces the protein MQNQENSQPTEQAVPDELVRAIENNPEEVAVLVERLGLINDLVDVVELGMDAVDDEMVHSLAGTGSRLAEVADDASDPETVAGMKRLLRAVGDAEEAEAEPVGAVGLLRATRDPEVKAGLGYLVALAAALGARTDEE, from the coding sequence ATGCAGAACCAAGAAAACTCACAACCGACCGAACAGGCGGTGCCCGACGAACTCGTCCGGGCCATCGAGAACAACCCCGAAGAGGTCGCCGTCCTCGTCGAGCGACTCGGCCTCATCAACGACCTCGTCGATGTGGTCGAACTCGGTATGGACGCGGTTGACGACGAAATGGTGCACTCGCTTGCTGGGACTGGCAGCAGACTCGCTGAAGTCGCCGACGACGCTTCGGACCCCGAGACAGTCGCCGGAATGAAGCGCCTGCTCCGCGCTGTCGGCGATGCGGAAGAAGCCGAGGCCGAACCAGTCGGTGCAGTTGGTCTCCTTCGTGCGACCCGGGACCCGGAAGTGAAGGCCGGACTCGGCTACCTTGTTGCGCTGGCCGCTGCGCTCGGCGCGCGGACGGATGAAGAATAG
- the sufU gene encoding Fe-S cluster assembly sulfur transfer protein SufU, producing MGIGSDMYRQQILDHYKNPRNHGRLESPTYTHTGENPSCGDTITMDVQLADDGETIERVAFSGDGCAISQASASMLTQRLPGTTLSELNEMDTDDITEMLGVDISPMRVKCAVLARQVAQDGAKIHDGEIEIEKTKTEDDD from the coding sequence ATGGGCATTGGCTCAGATATGTATCGTCAGCAGATTTTGGACCACTACAAGAACCCCCGAAACCACGGTCGGCTCGAATCGCCGACGTACACTCACACGGGGGAAAACCCCTCCTGCGGCGATACGATTACGATGGACGTGCAGCTCGCCGATGACGGCGAGACGATAGAGCGCGTCGCGTTCTCCGGCGATGGCTGTGCCATCAGTCAGGCGTCCGCGAGCATGCTCACCCAGCGACTCCCGGGCACGACGCTCTCGGAACTGAACGAGATGGACACCGACGACATCACGGAGATGCTCGGCGTTGACATCTCGCCGATGCGTGTCAAGTGCGCCGTCCTCGCGCGACAGGTCGCACAGGACGGCGCGAAGATTCACGACGGCGAGATAGAAATCGAGAAGACGAAAACCGAAGACGACGACTAG
- the sufS gene encoding bifunctional cysteine desulfurase/selenocysteine lyase SufS: MEAKESYPVDVDAIRADFPILQRNVGGDTSTPGEHDDDTIPLVYLDNAATSHTPKQVVDAMVDYYHGYNSNVHRGIHHMSQEASVAYEEAHDRVAEFIGASGGREEVAFTKNTTEAMNTVAYAWGLEELGPGDSVVLTEMEHHASLVTWQQIAKKTGAEVRYIRVGSDGRLDMEHAKELIDETTKMVSVVHISNTLGTINPVSDLADMAHEVGAYIFVDGAQSAPTRPVDVEAIDADFFAFSGHKMCGPTGIGALYGKRDILEEMQPYLYGGSMIRRVTFEDATWEDLPWKFEAGTPPIAEGIAFAAAVDYLDDIGMENVQAHEELLAKYAYDRLTEFDDIEIYGPPGDDRGGLVSFNLEGVHAHDLSSILNEQGVAIRAGDHCTQPLHDKLGAAASTRASFYIYNTKEEVDKLVEGLDVARELFA; the protein is encoded by the coding sequence ATGGAAGCGAAGGAATCGTATCCCGTCGACGTCGACGCCATCCGCGCGGACTTCCCGATTCTCCAGCGGAACGTCGGCGGCGACACTTCGACGCCGGGCGAGCACGACGACGATACCATCCCGCTGGTCTATCTCGACAACGCCGCCACGAGTCACACCCCGAAGCAAGTCGTCGACGCGATGGTCGACTACTACCACGGCTACAACTCGAACGTCCACCGTGGTATTCACCACATGAGCCAAGAGGCCTCCGTCGCCTACGAGGAGGCTCACGACCGAGTCGCCGAGTTCATCGGTGCCTCCGGCGGTCGTGAAGAAGTCGCCTTCACTAAGAACACCACCGAGGCGATGAACACCGTTGCCTACGCGTGGGGCCTCGAAGAACTCGGCCCGGGCGACTCTGTCGTTCTGACCGAGATGGAACACCACGCCTCGCTGGTCACCTGGCAGCAAATCGCCAAGAAGACCGGCGCTGAAGTGCGCTACATCCGCGTCGGCAGTGACGGCCGACTCGACATGGAGCACGCGAAGGAACTCATCGACGAGACGACGAAGATGGTTTCTGTCGTCCACATCTCGAACACGCTCGGGACCATCAATCCCGTCTCCGACCTCGCGGACATGGCTCACGAGGTTGGTGCGTACATCTTCGTCGACGGCGCACAGTCGGCACCGACCCGTCCGGTCGACGTAGAAGCCATCGACGCCGACTTCTTCGCCTTCTCGGGCCACAAGATGTGCGGTCCGACCGGCATCGGCGCGCTCTACGGCAAGCGCGACATTCTCGAAGAGATGCAACCGTACCTCTACGGTGGCTCGATGATTCGCCGCGTCACCTTCGAGGACGCCACGTGGGAGGACCTTCCGTGGAAGTTCGAAGCCGGAACGCCGCCTATCGCGGAGGGTATCGCGTTCGCCGCCGCCGTCGACTACCTCGACGACATCGGCATGGAGAACGTGCAGGCTCACGAGGAACTCCTTGCAAAGTACGCCTACGACCGCCTCACCGAGTTCGACGACATCGAAATCTACGGCCCGCCGGGCGACGACCGCGGCGGCCTCGTCTCCTTCAACCTCGAAGGCGTCCACGCCCACGACCTCTCCAGCATCCTCAACGAGCAGGGCGTCGCTATCCGCGCCGGCGACCACTGTACGCAACCGCTCCACGACAAACTCGGCGCTGCCGCCTCGACGCGAGCGTCCTTCTACATTTACAACACGAAGGAAGAAGTCGACAAGTTGGTCGAAGGGCTCGACGTGGCCCGCGAACTGTTCGCCTGA
- a CDS encoding DUF424 domain-containing protein, producing the protein MLLRERETPEGLLVSVCDADCLGETYTDGGVSLDVTEDFYGGEEAEKADEDTVVESLTRATVANIVGEESVTVAIDAGLVDEETVLEVGGTLHAQLLWLR; encoded by the coding sequence ATGCTGCTTCGCGAACGAGAGACGCCCGAAGGACTCCTCGTTTCGGTCTGTGACGCCGACTGTCTCGGTGAGACGTACACCGACGGCGGCGTCTCGCTGGACGTGACGGAGGACTTCTACGGCGGCGAAGAAGCCGAAAAGGCCGACGAAGATACCGTCGTGGAGAGTCTTACCCGTGCCACCGTCGCCAACATCGTCGGCGAAGAATCCGTCACCGTCGCCATCGACGCCGGACTCGTGGACGAAGAGACGGTTCTCGAAGTCGGTGGGACGCTCCACGCACAACTGCTCTGGCTTCGCTGA
- a CDS encoding tetratricopeptide repeat protein, with the protein MTDDGKRPHRFSEGQGFDEDYSDFSLDPPELSVDPTKVDPVDSRVLTDILDQRNIDPEDVDVEQLLDVGLSYMQINRFEEATEAFERTARFAEDGSPLQQEAWVNKGAAHAQLEEWDEAIGSYHEALRVDDDSEHAATTHTNLAYALWESGRTADALDHAERAVELDPRFAQAWYNRGFFLHERGLNEDAVNAFDNAIRLGMRTPAVHEEKARALEELGREEAAEQAQQQADDIREQAEAELVEDY; encoded by the coding sequence ATGACCGACGACGGCAAGCGGCCCCACCGATTCTCAGAAGGGCAGGGGTTCGACGAGGACTACTCTGACTTCTCGCTCGACCCGCCCGAACTCTCGGTGGACCCGACGAAGGTCGACCCGGTCGACTCGCGCGTCCTCACGGACATCCTCGACCAGCGGAACATCGACCCTGAGGACGTTGACGTGGAGCAACTGCTCGACGTCGGCCTCTCGTATATGCAAATCAACCGCTTCGAGGAAGCCACTGAAGCGTTCGAGCGAACCGCTCGCTTCGCTGAAGACGGCTCCCCCCTCCAACAGGAGGCGTGGGTGAACAAAGGCGCGGCACACGCGCAACTCGAAGAGTGGGACGAAGCAATCGGCTCGTACCACGAGGCGCTCCGCGTCGACGACGATAGCGAGCACGCCGCGACGACACACACGAACCTCGCGTACGCGCTCTGGGAGTCGGGTCGAACCGCCGACGCGCTGGACCACGCCGAGCGCGCCGTCGAACTCGACCCGCGCTTCGCGCAGGCGTGGTACAACCGCGGCTTTTTCCTCCACGAGCGTGGCCTGAACGAAGACGCCGTCAACGCCTTCGACAACGCCATCCGCCTCGGTATGCGCACTCCCGCCGTCCACGAAGAGAAGGCACGCGCACTCGAAGAACTCGGCCGCGAGGAAGCAGCCGAACAGGCGCAGCAGCAGGCCGACGACATTCGCGAGCAGGCCGAAGCGGAGCTCGTCGAGGACTACTGA
- a CDS encoding histidine phosphatase family protein, whose translation MTTPATTVVSFVRHAHSPYIPDAERSRGLSRRGRRDAARITAHLADVADVVATSPYKRARATVEGVSDAAGVPLVVDEDLRERELAGEHVEDFDTAVEHLWANPTASHPGGESHSEAQARGVAAVDRLVEAYPDRHVAVGTHGTLMALVFNAYDPRYGYEFWDGLSMPDVYEVTFVDDNPLSIVRTWVPPDERSDVGDRDPTAGVGDADGSDF comes from the coding sequence ATGACTACCCCTGCGACAACTGTGGTTTCGTTCGTCCGGCACGCCCACTCGCCGTACATCCCGGATGCCGAACGGAGCCGTGGTCTCTCGCGTCGAGGACGCCGCGATGCCGCCCGCATCACCGCTCACCTCGCCGATGTCGCTGACGTGGTCGCCACGAGTCCGTACAAGCGTGCCCGGGCGACCGTCGAAGGCGTCTCTGACGCTGCCGGCGTCCCGCTGGTCGTTGACGAGGACCTTCGCGAACGCGAACTTGCAGGAGAACACGTCGAGGACTTCGATACCGCCGTCGAACACCTCTGGGCGAACCCCACGGCGTCCCACCCCGGCGGTGAATCACACTCCGAAGCACAGGCCCGCGGCGTGGCGGCGGTGGACCGACTCGTCGAAGCCTACCCCGACCGGCACGTCGCCGTCGGGACCCACGGGACGCTCATGGCGCTCGTGTTCAACGCCTACGACCCGCGCTACGGCTACGAGTTCTGGGATGGACTCTCGATGCCTGACGTATACGAAGTGACATTCGTCGACGACAATCCCCTCAGCATCGTTCGGACGTGGGTTCCCCCGGATGAACGGTCTGACGTGGGCGACCGCGACCCGACAGCAGGGGTCGGCGATGCGGATGGCTCCGATTTCTGA
- the thpR gene encoding RNA 2',3'-cyclic phosphodiesterase, whose translation MRLFLAIDLPSSLSEDVAAVQELLSDADSLQFTDPEQAHVTLKFLGETSPDRLDEVEDAVEDALDAAAVDPFDASVGGLGVFPSLDYIRVIWTGVTDGADEMTRLHEALERETTALGFDAEDHEFSPHITLARMNDARWKAHVRRVVEQEAPTIGTFRVREVRLKKSELGPNGPEYGTVARFSL comes from the coding sequence ATGCGACTGTTCCTCGCTATCGACCTCCCGTCGTCGCTCTCGGAGGATGTCGCTGCGGTGCAAGAACTGCTCTCTGACGCCGACAGCCTCCAGTTCACCGACCCCGAACAGGCGCACGTCACGCTGAAATTCCTCGGTGAGACATCGCCGGACCGACTGGACGAAGTCGAAGACGCGGTCGAGGATGCGCTCGACGCGGCTGCTGTGGACCCGTTCGACGCCTCGGTCGGCGGACTGGGCGTCTTCCCATCGCTCGACTACATTCGCGTCATCTGGACCGGCGTTACCGACGGTGCCGACGAAATGACCCGACTTCACGAGGCTCTCGAACGGGAGACGACGGCGCTCGGATTCGACGCCGAAGACCACGAATTCTCGCCGCACATCACACTCGCCCGCATGAACGACGCCCGATGGAAAGCCCACGTGCGGCGGGTCGTCGAACAGGAGGCCCCAACTATCGGAACGTTTCGGGTTCGGGAGGTTCGGCTGAAAAAGAGCGAACTCGGACCCAACGGCCCCGAGTACGGGACTGTCGCGCGGTTTTCGCTGTAG
- a CDS encoding DMT family transporter: MSRARTLVVFVALSAVWGSAFLATDIALESVPPAFLGAVRFDIAALLLFALTVARGDRFVPTERSEWRPILAGGVFSIGAHHALLFSGQVYIPGSVASVLLGIIPLATPTLTRLTATRERLSPIKTAGLVLGFLGLVVIANPDPENLLSSNLVGAVLVFSSAIAFALGAVLTHDSETDMSLLAVQSWMMLIGAVTLHVTSIALPWESAAGAVWTPQALVATGYLAVVAGAGGFLLYFWLLDRIGPIEVSILEYVIPIFAALAEWVIIERAPTKTTVVGFVLIFVGFLLFKRDAIRSELRRAMARQQRKPTDD, encoded by the coding sequence ATGAGTCGGGCCCGTACACTCGTCGTCTTCGTGGCACTCTCAGCGGTCTGGGGCAGCGCCTTTCTCGCCACTGACATCGCCCTTGAATCGGTTCCACCAGCGTTTCTTGGAGCGGTCCGATTCGACATTGCGGCCCTCTTATTGTTCGCTCTCACCGTCGCCCGCGGCGACCGATTCGTCCCGACCGAACGGAGCGAGTGGCGGCCGATTCTCGCTGGGGGAGTGTTCAGCATCGGCGCACACCACGCGCTCCTGTTCTCCGGTCAGGTGTACATTCCCGGGTCAGTCGCATCGGTTCTCCTCGGCATCATCCCGCTCGCGACGCCCACGCTCACCCGTTTGACGGCCACCCGAGAACGGCTCTCCCCCATCAAAACAGCGGGACTGGTCCTCGGATTCCTCGGTCTCGTCGTCATCGCCAACCCGGACCCCGAGAACCTGCTGTCGTCGAACCTCGTCGGGGCAGTGTTGGTGTTCAGCTCTGCGATTGCTTTCGCCCTCGGCGCGGTGCTCACCCACGACAGCGAGACGGATATGTCGTTACTGGCTGTGCAATCGTGGATGATGCTCATCGGTGCTGTCACGCTTCACGTGACGAGTATCGCGCTCCCGTGGGAGTCCGCCGCTGGGGCGGTGTGGACTCCGCAAGCGTTGGTCGCGACCGGCTATCTCGCCGTCGTCGCGGGTGCGGGCGGGTTCTTACTGTACTTCTGGCTCCTCGACCGAATCGGACCCATCGAGGTGAGCATTCTGGAGTACGTCATCCCGATTTTCGCCGCGCTCGCGGAGTGGGTTATTATCGAGCGGGCCCCAACAAAGACGACCGTCGTCGGATTCGTGCTCATCTTCGTCGGCTTTCTCCTGTTCAAGCGGGATGCGATTCGGAGTGAACTCCGGCGCGCTATGGCTCGCCAACAGCGTAAGCCGACGGACGATTGA
- a CDS encoding 50S ribosomal protein L39e — protein MGKKSKAKKKRLAKLERQNSRVPAWVMLKTDMEVSRNPKRRNWRRSNTDE, from the coding sequence ATGGGTAAGAAGTCGAAGGCTAAGAAGAAGCGTCTGGCGAAGCTCGAGCGCCAGAACAGTCGTGTCCCCGCGTGGGTCATGCTCAAAACTGATATGGAAGTTTCGCGAAACCCCAAGCGTCGCAACTGGCGGCGGAGCAACACGGACGAGTAA
- a CDS encoding 50S ribosomal protein L31e — translation MSANDFEERVVTVPLRDVKAVPSHERAGRSMKIIREHLAKHFKVDAENVRLDPQINEDIWEHGRQSPPSKFRVRAARFDEDGESIVEAEPAE, via the coding sequence ATGAGCGCAAACGACTTCGAGGAGCGCGTCGTCACCGTCCCGCTCCGCGACGTGAAGGCAGTCCCGTCCCACGAGCGCGCAGGTCGCTCGATGAAAATCATCCGCGAACACCTCGCGAAGCACTTCAAGGTCGACGCCGAAAACGTGCGCCTCGACCCGCAGATCAACGAGGACATCTGGGAGCACGGTCGGCAGAGCCCGCCGAGCAAGTTCCGCGTCCGCGCTGCCCGTTTCGACGAGGACGGCGAGTCGATCGTCGAAGCCGAACCGGCCGAGTAA
- a CDS encoding translation initiation factor IF-6 — MLRASFAGSSYIGVFARATDDVLLVRPDADDSLAEQMAEELDVPVVQTTIGGSGTVGALATGNENGLLVSSRATTREKEALEDAVDLPVYELPGRINAAGNVVLANDYGAYVHTDLSDEAVAAVEDALDVPVERGDLADVRTVGMAAVANNRGVLCHPKSREPELEALESLLDVRADIGTINYGGPLVGSGLVSNDEGYIVGEDTTGPELGRIEDALDYID; from the coding sequence GTGCTCCGCGCCTCCTTCGCCGGTTCGTCCTACATCGGCGTCTTCGCTCGGGCAACCGACGATGTGCTTCTCGTCCGCCCGGACGCCGACGACTCGCTCGCCGAGCAGATGGCCGAAGAACTCGACGTGCCGGTGGTCCAGACGACCATCGGCGGGTCCGGCACTGTCGGTGCGTTAGCGACAGGTAACGAGAACGGTCTTCTCGTCTCGAGTCGTGCGACGACCCGCGAAAAGGAGGCCCTCGAAGACGCTGTAGACCTTCCTGTCTACGAGCTTCCCGGTCGTATCAACGCCGCCGGAAACGTCGTTCTCGCGAACGACTACGGCGCGTACGTCCACACGGACCTCTCCGACGAGGCCGTCGCAGCCGTCGAAGACGCGCTGGACGTGCCCGTCGAACGCGGCGACCTCGCCGACGTTCGGACCGTCGGGATGGCGGCCGTCGCCAACAATCGCGGCGTCCTCTGCCACCCGAAATCTCGGGAACCCGAACTCGAGGCGCTCGAATCGCTCCTCGACGTTCGCGCTGACATCGGCACTATCAACTACGGCGGACCGCTCGTCGGCTCCGGCCTCGTCTCCAACGACGAGGGATATATCGTCGGCGAAGACACGACCGGCCCAGAGCTGGGTCGCATCGAAGACGCCCTCGACTACATCGACTGA
- the rpl18a gene encoding 50S ribosomal protein L18Ae → MSQFTITGSFTSRGVVHEFTKTVEAPNENVAEERAYSLIGSEHGIKRTKVTLSEVSAA, encoded by the coding sequence ATGAGCCAGTTCACTATCACGGGCAGCTTCACGAGCCGTGGCGTGGTCCACGAGTTCACGAAGACTGTGGAAGCCCCCAACGAAAACGTCGCAGAAGAGCGAGCGTATTCGCTTATCGGAAGCGAGCACGGAATTAAGCGTACGAAGGTTACCCTTTCTGAGGTGTCCGCAGCATGA
- the pfdA gene encoding prefoldin subunit alpha has protein sequence MGGGQQQLQQLSQELQAIDEEIESLEGEVSDLNQEKSEIDEAVEAIETLETGSTVQVPLGGDAYLRAEVQDIDEIIVSLGANYAAEQDQTTAIEALRRKQDMLDEEIASIRGQIEDLEEESDEIEQQAMQAQQQMQQQQMQQMQQMQGEGDDGDDE, from the coding sequence ATGGGCGGTGGTCAGCAGCAACTCCAACAGCTTTCCCAAGAGCTGCAGGCCATCGACGAGGAAATCGAATCGCTCGAAGGTGAGGTTTCGGACCTGAACCAGGAGAAGTCCGAAATCGACGAGGCTGTCGAAGCCATCGAGACGCTCGAAACCGGCTCGACCGTGCAGGTCCCGCTCGGCGGCGACGCGTACCTCCGCGCCGAAGTACAGGACATCGACGAAATCATCGTCTCCCTCGGCGCCAACTACGCCGCCGAACAGGACCAGACGACCGCCATCGAAGCCCTGCGCCGCAAGCAGGACATGCTCGACGAGGAAATCGCCAGCATCCGCGGTCAGATTGAAGACCTCGAAGAAGAGAGCGACGAAATCGAGCAGCAGGCGATGCAGGCCCAACAGCAGATGCAGCAACAGCAGATGCAGCAGATGCAGCAGATGCAGGGCGAGGGCGACGACGGCGACGACGAGTAA
- the ftsY gene encoding signal recognition particle-docking protein FtsY: MFDGLKKKLNSFRKDVEDTAEEKAEAAAEDAEADAEAELDEPAADVADAEATETTATETGSDAVETDTETADAGSETVDADADAADADAAAVDTDAGNGPVAEPPGDTSGSQATARSETMPDSGTDEAAADDVPEADDDSEDDVPESLASDAAKAALSKEAEDDSSSNASRLKRAAAFATGKVVIEEEDLEDPLWELEMALLQSDVEMQVAEEILDTIREKLLGETRKQVNSTGQLVSEALHDALYEVISVGQFDFDQRIAEADKPVTLIFTGINGVGKTTTIAKLARYFEKQGYSTVLANGDTYRAGANEQIREHADALDKKLISHEQGGDPAAVIYDAVEYAEAHDIDIVLGDTAGRLHTSNDLMAQLEKIDRVVGPDLTIFVDEAVAGQDAVERARQFNDAAAIDGAILTKADADSNGGAAISIAYVTGKPILFLGVGQGYDHIERFDPEAMVDRLLGEEE, from the coding sequence ATGTTCGACGGACTGAAGAAGAAACTCAACAGCTTCCGGAAAGACGTCGAAGATACCGCCGAAGAGAAAGCCGAAGCGGCCGCTGAGGACGCTGAGGCCGACGCGGAAGCGGAACTCGACGAACCGGCGGCGGACGTAGCAGATGCCGAAGCCACTGAGACGACGGCGACCGAGACCGGTTCGGACGCTGTCGAGACTGACACCGAGACGGCCGACGCCGGTTCGGAGACAGTCGACGCCGATGCAGACGCGGCCGACGCCGACGCCGCCGCGGTTGACACCGACGCCGGAAACGGGCCGGTAGCCGAACCGCCCGGCGATACGTCGGGTTCCCAAGCGACCGCTCGGTCGGAGACGATGCCGGACTCCGGAACAGACGAGGCCGCGGCCGACGATGTTCCCGAGGCTGACGACGATTCCGAGGACGACGTTCCCGAGTCGCTCGCTTCCGACGCGGCGAAAGCAGCGCTATCGAAAGAAGCCGAAGACGACTCGTCGTCCAACGCAAGCCGACTGAAGCGTGCTGCCGCCTTCGCCACGGGGAAAGTCGTTATCGAGGAAGAAGACCTCGAAGACCCCCTGTGGGAACTCGAAATGGCGCTCCTCCAGAGCGACGTGGAGATGCAGGTCGCAGAGGAGATTCTCGACACCATCCGCGAGAAACTCCTCGGCGAGACGCGAAAGCAGGTCAACAGTACCGGCCAACTCGTCTCCGAGGCGCTTCACGACGCACTCTACGAAGTCATCAGCGTCGGACAGTTCGACTTCGACCAGCGCATCGCCGAGGCGGACAAGCCTGTCACCCTCATCTTCACCGGCATCAACGGTGTTGGGAAGACGACGACCATCGCCAAACTGGCCCGCTACTTCGAAAAACAGGGCTACTCGACGGTGCTCGCCAACGGTGACACCTACCGTGCCGGCGCGAACGAGCAGATTCGCGAGCACGCGGACGCGCTCGACAAGAAACTCATTTCCCACGAGCAGGGCGGTGACCCGGCGGCCGTCATCTACGACGCCGTCGAGTACGCCGAGGCCCACGACATCGACATCGTCCTCGGCGACACGGCCGGTCGACTCCACACGTCGAACGACCTCATGGCGCAGTTGGAGAAAATCGACCGCGTCGTCGGTCCGGACCTCACCATCTTCGTGGACGAGGCCGTCGCCGGACAGGATGCGGTCGAACGCGCCCGGCAGTTCAACGACGCGGCCGCCATCGACGGCGCGATTCTCACGAAGGCCGACGCCGACTCCAACGGCGGCGCGGCCATCTCCATCGCGTACGTCACGGGCAAGCCCATCCTGTTCCTCGGCGTGGGACAGGGCTACGACCACATCGAGCGGTTCGACCCCGAAGCGATGGTCGACAGACTCCTCGGCGAAGAGGAGTAA
- a CDS encoding LysE family translocator: MTSLAFGLTLGTYLAFCGAAVALILAPGPDTMYVLARGLDGRESGVRSAFGIATGVLFHTSLAALGVAALFRAVPEAATALQYVGAAYLVYLGVVALRNDEFDPSVENQRGASFRRGVLVNALNPKVALFFLAFLPGFASRSSGAGVQMAFLGATYAVLTALYLSVVALGADRLGTALAETRVTSALNYVGAGTMLLLGIVLALE; the protein is encoded by the coding sequence ATGACGAGCCTCGCGTTCGGACTCACCCTCGGGACCTACCTCGCGTTTTGCGGCGCAGCGGTCGCACTCATCCTCGCTCCCGGTCCCGACACGATGTACGTCCTCGCCCGCGGCCTCGACGGGCGCGAGTCGGGTGTCCGGTCGGCGTTCGGCATCGCAACCGGCGTCCTCTTCCACACGAGTCTCGCCGCGCTCGGCGTTGCCGCGCTCTTCCGTGCGGTGCCCGAGGCGGCGACCGCCCTCCAGTACGTCGGTGCAGCCTATCTCGTCTACCTCGGCGTCGTCGCCCTTCGAAACGACGAATTCGACCCGTCCGTCGAAAACCAGCGTGGGGCGAGTTTTCGCCGGGGCGTCCTCGTGAACGCGCTCAACCCGAAGGTTGCGCTGTTCTTCCTCGCCTTCCTTCCCGGGTTCGCAAGCCGGAGTTCGGGTGCAGGGGTCCAGATGGCGTTTTTGGGCGCGACGTACGCCGTACTCACAGCACTCTATCTCTCGGTCGTCGCGCTCGGAGCCGACAGACTCGGAACCGCCCTCGCAGAAACCCGCGTCACGAGCGCCCTGAACTACGTGGGAGCGGGGACGATGCTGTTGCTCGGCATCGTTCTTGCACTGGAATAG